The Penicillium oxalicum strain HP7-1 chromosome V, whole genome shotgun sequence genomic interval GGCATTCACAAACAAACACTTCTCCCCCGTCACGGGGTGCACCCTCACCAACGGATGCAGCGTGTCCACGGGGTCCTTGCGCACCAATCCACCCGTCAGGCGCGTGTGCGCAATCATCTTGGCTGAGGAATGCACACATCGCAGGGTATCCAGGAAGGCGCGCAGAGTCGGCGATAGGCGCTTGTATGCCATGTCGGTGGCCGCGAAGACGGTGTCGCCGCCCACCTCGGGCCCTTGCAGCAGACCTAGCATGACGTACCCCGGTGGCTGGATCTCGTAGCTCACGTCCTGATGCCAGAGGGTCGTCGTGGTGCGCTGTTCGAGAAAGCGGGCGATTTCTTCGTGATTGCCATTGCGGTGGATGACGTGAAAGCCTGGGTGATTGCGCACGGTACCCGAGACGGGCTGGTAGTTGGGTTTTCCAAAATAGCGCATGAAGGACTCCTGGGCGGCCGGGCCGTCGTCAATGAGATCTTGATCGGGAAAGGCAAGGACCTTGCGCTGGGAGATGAGCAGGGCCAGTTCATCCTTGGCGGCATCCGAGAGGCGATTGAGTTGAACGCCTCGGACCACGGAGCCGATGTTCGGTTGGATGTGGTCGACGGTGACGTTGGGTGTGAGCAGATTGCGCATGGAGGGGTCTTTGACACGCAGAGCTGGATCGGAGTATTcaaaggggggaagaggatcgAACCAGACGGGATCCCAGCTAGGCAGATATTGAGGATAGGGTGTGCTGATTTGCGAGAGTTTGTCAACGTCGACGTAGGGGATGTTGATGTCGTAGCTGATGGGAATTTCCGGCTGGTGAACATTGTGTGCAGTGTGTCCATTATGCCCGCTATGCCCATTGTGGTCATTATGACCGTTCAATTTGGACCGAATGAGGGGGGCTGATGAAGGCATTGTAGAGGGTGAGAGGTTATGCAAGTGTGAGTGTGGGAGATTGTGGAAAAGATGACTCTTTGcagcagaagagaaaaggccGCAATGGCAGGAAGATTCAAGATGCGTAATGGAAAGGATCCGGACACCGTGGGAGCGATGCACGAATGAACTGGGTATTCAAATCCGACGGGAGATAGCAATCCGTCTGGTGCTGTGTAAAAGagattggaaatcaaatCCCAGGAGTGAAAGGTGGCgatgggggagaagaggtcTAAAGAGACACAGATATATAGACACACACGGGCTGGACCAACGTGTGATGTGTATAGAGTCGGCAATTGAGAGTATCAGTTGTGGGTTTAATTTAGTGGCcgggaaggaaaaagaaattataATCAGATCGACTTCCGAGAAAACCTTCATCACCCCCTTTTATACAACTTCGCATAGACCGATTCGCCGGGCAAGGACAGGGCAGTTGACCGTGCAGGCTATCGGTGGTTTCATCAACCCATGTCCGTCAGTGATATCGACCTCGACACCGTCGAACCAGTCCGCGATCCAATGGTCCACGAGCTGTCGAGACCCGAATTCCCTCCGGAACCACACCAAAAGCGCGTCAAGAATCACAAATCGAGGAAGAgacgaaagaagaaagggaaaaaaaatcaaaagaaaaatcaaagtgGGCTCACACATGCGGAGTGTGGGCATCGTCATGTCTTGTATGGGAGGGGGAAAtacggaaaaaaaaagatcaaatAGGAAAGACTCCAGAAAAGCAGCAAAGTAAGAAGAACAGAGaaaaatattaaaaaaaaatcgtcTACACATTAGATAATAGATAATGAGAAAATACAACAACGAAGGACAAGCGACTTGACTTCCCATGCGGGCCAAATCATGCATCGTGGGCCCTCCGCGACCTGCATGATAGCGTCAAACACTAGTTCCCCTTCATCTTGACCGTTGCCAATCGGACTGGAGACCTGGATGATGTATACACGATCCGGATAAGGTCTAGGAAAATGGGGAATTCCCGGAAAGTCGACACTAACCCCGGCAGTTGCAGCGAGCTCCCTAGCCTCTGCATCCCTGGAGACGCTGGGAGGACGGAGAGGTAGATCGACAGATCACCATCAGCGCTGGGAG includes:
- a CDS encoding Alpha-ketoglutarate-dependent sulfonate dioxygenase, with the translated sequence MPSSAPLIRSKLNGHNDHNGHSGHNGHTAHNVHQPEIPISYDINIPYVDVDKLSQISTPYPQYLPSWDPVWFDPLPPFEYSDPALRVKDPSMRNLLTPNVTVDHIQPNIGSVVRGVQLNRLSDAAKDELALLISQRKVLAFPDQDLIDDGPAAQESFMRYFGKPNYQPVSGTVRNHPGFHVIHRNGNHEEIARFLEQRTTTTLWHQDVSYEIQPPGYVMLGLLQGPEVGGDTVFAATDMAYKRLSPTLRAFLDTLRCVHSSAKMIAHTRLTGGLVRKDPVDTLHPLVRVHPVTGEKCLFVNAEFITKIQGMKDPEVKWLLDFLMNHVVSGHDFQARVRWQPRTIVMFDNRSTTHSAIVDYLDDEYGAQPRHIFRLCALGEKPIPVHNEF